One stretch of Paroedura picta isolate Pp20150507F chromosome 13, Ppicta_v3.0, whole genome shotgun sequence DNA includes these proteins:
- the TMEM35A gene encoding nicotinic acetylcholine receptor chaperone, whose product MASPRTITIVALSVALGLFFVFMGTIKLTPRLSKDAYNEMKRAYKSYVRALPMLKKMGVSSIMLRKSIGTLEVASGIVMTLVPGRPKDVANFVLLLLVLAVLFFHQLVGDPLKRYAHALVFGILLTCRLLIARQPEEPLLEKRTLSVNGEDQSLLAEEAPEKGKIKVS is encoded by the exons GGTAGCCCTGGggctcttctttgtcttcatgGGGACCATCAAACTGACCCCCCGGCTCAGCAAGGATGCTTACAATGAAATG AAACGAGCCTACAAGAGCTACGTCCGTGCTCTGCCCATGCTTAAGAAGATGGGGGTCAGTTCCATCATGCTCCGCAAGAGCATTGGCACCCTGGAGGTGGCCAGTGGCATCGTCATGACGCTGGTTCCGGGGCGCCCCAAGGACGTGGCTaactttgtgctgctgctgctggtcctgGCGGTGCTCTTCTTCCACCAGTTGGTGGGTGACCCGCTGAAGCGCTACGCCCACGCCCTGGTCTTTGGGATCCTCCTGACCTGCCGCCTACTAATTGCCCGTCAGCCAGAGGAGCCGCTGCTAGAGAAGAGGACCCTGTCAGTGAATGGCGAGGACCAGTCACTTCTTGCAGAGGAAGCTCCAGAGAAGGGCAAAATCAAGGTGTCCTAG
- the CENPI gene encoding centromere protein I isoform X1, whose protein sequence is MKTVITANTPKEIFTHSCPKQSNISVWKPNIFPKLDCKNGQKPTENEQQTASDVTDRQDPLEEALTYFKKAKGRTSQKNEVLQKYLGIVEKIAQDRGLAPEELDILLNIALSGKFAEAVSTRLLKNLIPTSTVMEDSVVSAVSWLCVHKCSRATQVLFLKWLIAMFDFIDQKEKVNTLYGFFFSFLQDEKLFPYACHVLYLLTRRNNVKPFRVRRLLDLQAKKGVERPLQALLLLYKNFCPEMVSVTLPTNTKVQFKNSENLWKMAISNIKLRLYGAPLASQPTLIDTACPKSRKRVRVDARLGSITLGGFTFGLWLFSVQKWNAKLVLSSAHSSSSPERKRTSPFDLIGHGDTFPVELLQTFPQLLENIHCLELPSRIGSVLTNPLLLHYVNCVLDDSVCRRMYYWMGQTLREECPWLNIENQQFELEFKDFLKKIFEAECFLQEGFSSCEEFLYRSLPFWDGCSCRSQVLQMVSWIPLSTFSEMKSHLFQPLVQLFFTSSLFFKCSVLECLRELLLNWLNWHIMHTNTTTKSAADLLNTTLSGLVSSVADLIYFVGWLSTVALGLENNSAFLMHFILDFYEIVSDMYLMYNFPLVVMPPAGVFYTALFSMDSVSLDRLCYIMYRYRVNLIAAKRNQKTKKAVLQFKFSSQTCQEYNRYLTVMVGCLWTSNVFQKDIHPQGIHMDPVVLEKTGVKAYRKSFNIVYHPALTGYSTLFLQKAQPEDTTPNFQLIQGKRWEWYMEYLNTQELRGITIFLKSSIHHTSLSSQAQASK, encoded by the exons ATGAAGACAGTCATAACTGCCAATACTCCAAAGGAAATTTTTACGCATAGCTGTCCCAAACAAAGCAATATTTCTGTGTGGAAACCAAATATCTTTCCAAAACTTGATTGCAAAAATGGGCAGAAACCTACTGAGAATGAACAGCAAACTGCTAGTGATGTTACTGACAGGCAAGATCCTCTTGAGGAAGCTCTGACCTATTTCAAGAAAG CTAAAGGTCGCACTTCTCAAAAAAATGAAGTTCtgcagaaatacctggggattgtGGAAAAGATTGCCCAAGATAGAGGCTTGGCACCAGAAGAACTTGACATCTTGCTAAATATTGCGCTGAGTGGCAAGTTTG CTGAAGCGGTAAGCACGCGCCTATTGAAGAACTTGATTCCTACATCTACAGTAATGGAGGACTCTGTGGTTTCAGCTGTGTCCTGGCTCTGTGTTCACAAGTGTTCTCGTGCCACACAG GTGctctttttaaaatggctgatTGCCATGTTTGACTTCATTGATCAAAAAGAGAAGGTTAATACCCTCTATGGGTTCTTCTTCAGCTTCCTACAAGATGAAAAACTG TTTCCGTATGCTTGTCATGTGCTCTATTTGTTGACCAGGAGAAACAACG TGAAGCCTTTTCGTGTGAGAAGACTTTTAGACCTGCAGGCTAAGAAG GGAGTAGAACGTCCTCTGCAGGCCCTGCTGTTGCTGTACAAGAACTTCTGTCCTGAGATGGTTTCTGTAACTTTGCCCACAAACACAAAG gtaCAGTTCAAGAACTCAGAAAACCTTTGGAAAATGGCCATCAGCAACATAAAACTGCGACTCTACGGGGCACCACTTGCATCCCAGCCGACTCTAATAGATACAGCTTGCCCCAAGTCCCGGAAAAGG GTAAGAGTGGACGCAAGGCTTGGCAGTATAACTCTGGGAGGGTTTACTTTTGGACTCTGGCTGTTTTCTGTACAGAAGTGGAATGCCAAGTTGGTCTTGTCCAGTGCCCACTCGAGCAGTTCCCCCGAGAGGAAGAGGACCAGCCCTTTTGACCTCATTGGCCATGGTGATACCTTCCCTGTGGAGCTGCTGCAGACCTTCCCCCAGCTTCTGGAGAATATCCACTGTTTAGAA CTTCCTTCCCGGATAGGCTCGGTGTTAACAAATCCCCTTTTGCTCCACTATGTTAACTGTGTTTTGGATGATTCGGTCTGCCGAAGGATGTACTACTGGATGGGCCAGACTCTCAGAGAAG AATGCCCTTGGCTTAACATTGAGAACCAGCAGTTTGAACTGGAATTCAAGGACTTCTTGAAGAAAATCTTTGAAGCCGAGTGCTTTTTGCAG GAAGGCTTCTCGTCCTGCGAGGAATTCTTGTACAGGAGCCTCCCATTCTGGGACGGCTGCTCCTGCCGGTCGCAGGTCTTGCAGATGGTGAGCTGGATCCCCCTCAGCACCTTCTCGG AAATGAAGTCCCATCTCTTCCAGCCCCTGGTGCAGCTTTTTTTCACATCGTCCCTTTTTTTTAAG TGTAGTGTTCTTGAATGCCTGCGGGAGCTGTTACTGAACTGGCTGAATTGGCACATTATGCATacaaacacaacaacaaaatcagCTGCTGATCTCCT GAACACCACCCTTTCTGGCTTGGTTAGCTCTGTGGCAGATCTCATCTACTTTGTTGGCTGGCTGTCAACTGTTGCCCTGGGCttggagaacaactctgctttctTGATGCACTTCATCCTGGATTTCTATGAGATA GTGAGTGACATGTATCTGATGTATAACTTCCCCTTGGTTGTGATGCCTCCTGCTGGAGTCTTCTATACAGCACTGTTTAGCATGGATTCTGTCAGTCTGGATCGTCTCTGCTACATTATGTACAG GTACCGAGTCAACTTGATAGCTGCAAAACGGAATCAGAAGACTAAAAAG GCAGTATTGCAGTTCAAGTTCAGCAGCCAGACGTGCCAAGAATACAACCGATACCTTACAGTCATGGTTGGTTGTCTGTGGACCTCGAACGTGTTCCAGAAGGACATCCACCCTCAGGGTATTCACATGGACCCAGTAGTGCTAGAGAAGACCGGAGTGAAGGCATACAGGAAGAGCTTCAACATTGTTTATCATCCTGCCCTGACAGGTTACTCTACGCTCTTCCTCCAGAAG GCACAACCAGAAGACACAACTCCAAACTTCCAATTAATCCAG GGGAAGAGGTGGGAGTGGTACATGGAATATCTCAACACCCAAGAGTTACGAGGCATCACAATCTTCCTTAAAAGTAGCATTCACCACACTTCCTTGTCCTCACAAGCACAAGCAAGCAAATGA
- the CENPI gene encoding centromere protein I isoform X2 — MKTVITANTPKEIFTHSCPKQSNISVWKPNIFPKLDCKNGQKPTENEQQTASDVTDRQDPLEEALTYFKKAKGRTSQKNEVLQKYLGIVEKIAQDRGLAPEELDILLNIALSAEAVSTRLLKNLIPTSTVMEDSVVSAVSWLCVHKCSRATQVLFLKWLIAMFDFIDQKEKVNTLYGFFFSFLQDEKLFPYACHVLYLLTRRNNVKPFRVRRLLDLQAKKGVERPLQALLLLYKNFCPEMVSVTLPTNTKVQFKNSENLWKMAISNIKLRLYGAPLASQPTLIDTACPKSRKRVRVDARLGSITLGGFTFGLWLFSVQKWNAKLVLSSAHSSSSPERKRTSPFDLIGHGDTFPVELLQTFPQLLENIHCLELPSRIGSVLTNPLLLHYVNCVLDDSVCRRMYYWMGQTLREECPWLNIENQQFELEFKDFLKKIFEAECFLQEGFSSCEEFLYRSLPFWDGCSCRSQVLQMVSWIPLSTFSEMKSHLFQPLVQLFFTSSLFFKCSVLECLRELLLNWLNWHIMHTNTTTKSAADLLNTTLSGLVSSVADLIYFVGWLSTVALGLENNSAFLMHFILDFYEIVSDMYLMYNFPLVVMPPAGVFYTALFSMDSVSLDRLCYIMYRYRVNLIAAKRNQKTKKAVLQFKFSSQTCQEYNRYLTVMVGCLWTSNVFQKDIHPQGIHMDPVVLEKTGVKAYRKSFNIVYHPALTGYSTLFLQKAQPEDTTPNFQLIQGKRWEWYMEYLNTQELRGITIFLKSSIHHTSLSSQAQASK, encoded by the exons ATGAAGACAGTCATAACTGCCAATACTCCAAAGGAAATTTTTACGCATAGCTGTCCCAAACAAAGCAATATTTCTGTGTGGAAACCAAATATCTTTCCAAAACTTGATTGCAAAAATGGGCAGAAACCTACTGAGAATGAACAGCAAACTGCTAGTGATGTTACTGACAGGCAAGATCCTCTTGAGGAAGCTCTGACCTATTTCAAGAAAG CTAAAGGTCGCACTTCTCAAAAAAATGAAGTTCtgcagaaatacctggggattgtGGAAAAGATTGCCCAAGATAGAGGCTTGGCACCAGAAGAACTTGACATCTTGCTAAATATTGCGCTGAGTG CTGAAGCGGTAAGCACGCGCCTATTGAAGAACTTGATTCCTACATCTACAGTAATGGAGGACTCTGTGGTTTCAGCTGTGTCCTGGCTCTGTGTTCACAAGTGTTCTCGTGCCACACAG GTGctctttttaaaatggctgatTGCCATGTTTGACTTCATTGATCAAAAAGAGAAGGTTAATACCCTCTATGGGTTCTTCTTCAGCTTCCTACAAGATGAAAAACTG TTTCCGTATGCTTGTCATGTGCTCTATTTGTTGACCAGGAGAAACAACG TGAAGCCTTTTCGTGTGAGAAGACTTTTAGACCTGCAGGCTAAGAAG GGAGTAGAACGTCCTCTGCAGGCCCTGCTGTTGCTGTACAAGAACTTCTGTCCTGAGATGGTTTCTGTAACTTTGCCCACAAACACAAAG gtaCAGTTCAAGAACTCAGAAAACCTTTGGAAAATGGCCATCAGCAACATAAAACTGCGACTCTACGGGGCACCACTTGCATCCCAGCCGACTCTAATAGATACAGCTTGCCCCAAGTCCCGGAAAAGG GTAAGAGTGGACGCAAGGCTTGGCAGTATAACTCTGGGAGGGTTTACTTTTGGACTCTGGCTGTTTTCTGTACAGAAGTGGAATGCCAAGTTGGTCTTGTCCAGTGCCCACTCGAGCAGTTCCCCCGAGAGGAAGAGGACCAGCCCTTTTGACCTCATTGGCCATGGTGATACCTTCCCTGTGGAGCTGCTGCAGACCTTCCCCCAGCTTCTGGAGAATATCCACTGTTTAGAA CTTCCTTCCCGGATAGGCTCGGTGTTAACAAATCCCCTTTTGCTCCACTATGTTAACTGTGTTTTGGATGATTCGGTCTGCCGAAGGATGTACTACTGGATGGGCCAGACTCTCAGAGAAG AATGCCCTTGGCTTAACATTGAGAACCAGCAGTTTGAACTGGAATTCAAGGACTTCTTGAAGAAAATCTTTGAAGCCGAGTGCTTTTTGCAG GAAGGCTTCTCGTCCTGCGAGGAATTCTTGTACAGGAGCCTCCCATTCTGGGACGGCTGCTCCTGCCGGTCGCAGGTCTTGCAGATGGTGAGCTGGATCCCCCTCAGCACCTTCTCGG AAATGAAGTCCCATCTCTTCCAGCCCCTGGTGCAGCTTTTTTTCACATCGTCCCTTTTTTTTAAG TGTAGTGTTCTTGAATGCCTGCGGGAGCTGTTACTGAACTGGCTGAATTGGCACATTATGCATacaaacacaacaacaaaatcagCTGCTGATCTCCT GAACACCACCCTTTCTGGCTTGGTTAGCTCTGTGGCAGATCTCATCTACTTTGTTGGCTGGCTGTCAACTGTTGCCCTGGGCttggagaacaactctgctttctTGATGCACTTCATCCTGGATTTCTATGAGATA GTGAGTGACATGTATCTGATGTATAACTTCCCCTTGGTTGTGATGCCTCCTGCTGGAGTCTTCTATACAGCACTGTTTAGCATGGATTCTGTCAGTCTGGATCGTCTCTGCTACATTATGTACAG GTACCGAGTCAACTTGATAGCTGCAAAACGGAATCAGAAGACTAAAAAG GCAGTATTGCAGTTCAAGTTCAGCAGCCAGACGTGCCAAGAATACAACCGATACCTTACAGTCATGGTTGGTTGTCTGTGGACCTCGAACGTGTTCCAGAAGGACATCCACCCTCAGGGTATTCACATGGACCCAGTAGTGCTAGAGAAGACCGGAGTGAAGGCATACAGGAAGAGCTTCAACATTGTTTATCATCCTGCCCTGACAGGTTACTCTACGCTCTTCCTCCAGAAG GCACAACCAGAAGACACAACTCCAAACTTCCAATTAATCCAG GGGAAGAGGTGGGAGTGGTACATGGAATATCTCAACACCCAAGAGTTACGAGGCATCACAATCTTCCTTAAAAGTAGCATTCACCACACTTCCTTGTCCTCACAAGCACAAGCAAGCAAATGA
- the CENPI gene encoding centromere protein I isoform X3 gives MKTVITANTPKEIFTHSCPKQSNISVWKPNIFPKLDCKNGQKPTENEQQTASDVTDRQDPLEEALTYFKKAKGRTSQKNEVLQKYLGIVEKIAQDRGLAPEELDILLNIALSGKFAEAVSTRLLKNLIPTSTVMEDSVVSAVSWLCVHKCSRATQVLFLKWLIAMFDFIDQKEKVNTLYGFFFSFLQDEKLFPYACHVLYLLTRRNNVKPFRVRRLLDLQAKKGVERPLQALLLLYKNFCPEMVSVTLPTNTKVQFKNSENLWKMAISNIKLRLYGAPLASQPTLIDTACPKSRKRKWNAKLVLSSAHSSSSPERKRTSPFDLIGHGDTFPVELLQTFPQLLENIHCLELPSRIGSVLTNPLLLHYVNCVLDDSVCRRMYYWMGQTLREECPWLNIENQQFELEFKDFLKKIFEAECFLQEGFSSCEEFLYRSLPFWDGCSCRSQVLQMVSWIPLSTFSEMKSHLFQPLVQLFFTSSLFFKCSVLECLRELLLNWLNWHIMHTNTTTKSAADLLNTTLSGLVSSVADLIYFVGWLSTVALGLENNSAFLMHFILDFYEIVSDMYLMYNFPLVVMPPAGVFYTALFSMDSVSLDRLCYIMYRYRVNLIAAKRNQKTKKAVLQFKFSSQTCQEYNRYLTVMVGCLWTSNVFQKDIHPQGIHMDPVVLEKTGVKAYRKSFNIVYHPALTGYSTLFLQKAQPEDTTPNFQLIQGKRWEWYMEYLNTQELRGITIFLKSSIHHTSLSSQAQASK, from the exons ATGAAGACAGTCATAACTGCCAATACTCCAAAGGAAATTTTTACGCATAGCTGTCCCAAACAAAGCAATATTTCTGTGTGGAAACCAAATATCTTTCCAAAACTTGATTGCAAAAATGGGCAGAAACCTACTGAGAATGAACAGCAAACTGCTAGTGATGTTACTGACAGGCAAGATCCTCTTGAGGAAGCTCTGACCTATTTCAAGAAAG CTAAAGGTCGCACTTCTCAAAAAAATGAAGTTCtgcagaaatacctggggattgtGGAAAAGATTGCCCAAGATAGAGGCTTGGCACCAGAAGAACTTGACATCTTGCTAAATATTGCGCTGAGTGGCAAGTTTG CTGAAGCGGTAAGCACGCGCCTATTGAAGAACTTGATTCCTACATCTACAGTAATGGAGGACTCTGTGGTTTCAGCTGTGTCCTGGCTCTGTGTTCACAAGTGTTCTCGTGCCACACAG GTGctctttttaaaatggctgatTGCCATGTTTGACTTCATTGATCAAAAAGAGAAGGTTAATACCCTCTATGGGTTCTTCTTCAGCTTCCTACAAGATGAAAAACTG TTTCCGTATGCTTGTCATGTGCTCTATTTGTTGACCAGGAGAAACAACG TGAAGCCTTTTCGTGTGAGAAGACTTTTAGACCTGCAGGCTAAGAAG GGAGTAGAACGTCCTCTGCAGGCCCTGCTGTTGCTGTACAAGAACTTCTGTCCTGAGATGGTTTCTGTAACTTTGCCCACAAACACAAAG gtaCAGTTCAAGAACTCAGAAAACCTTTGGAAAATGGCCATCAGCAACATAAAACTGCGACTCTACGGGGCACCACTTGCATCCCAGCCGACTCTAATAGATACAGCTTGCCCCAAGTCCCGGAAAAGG AAGTGGAATGCCAAGTTGGTCTTGTCCAGTGCCCACTCGAGCAGTTCCCCCGAGAGGAAGAGGACCAGCCCTTTTGACCTCATTGGCCATGGTGATACCTTCCCTGTGGAGCTGCTGCAGACCTTCCCCCAGCTTCTGGAGAATATCCACTGTTTAGAA CTTCCTTCCCGGATAGGCTCGGTGTTAACAAATCCCCTTTTGCTCCACTATGTTAACTGTGTTTTGGATGATTCGGTCTGCCGAAGGATGTACTACTGGATGGGCCAGACTCTCAGAGAAG AATGCCCTTGGCTTAACATTGAGAACCAGCAGTTTGAACTGGAATTCAAGGACTTCTTGAAGAAAATCTTTGAAGCCGAGTGCTTTTTGCAG GAAGGCTTCTCGTCCTGCGAGGAATTCTTGTACAGGAGCCTCCCATTCTGGGACGGCTGCTCCTGCCGGTCGCAGGTCTTGCAGATGGTGAGCTGGATCCCCCTCAGCACCTTCTCGG AAATGAAGTCCCATCTCTTCCAGCCCCTGGTGCAGCTTTTTTTCACATCGTCCCTTTTTTTTAAG TGTAGTGTTCTTGAATGCCTGCGGGAGCTGTTACTGAACTGGCTGAATTGGCACATTATGCATacaaacacaacaacaaaatcagCTGCTGATCTCCT GAACACCACCCTTTCTGGCTTGGTTAGCTCTGTGGCAGATCTCATCTACTTTGTTGGCTGGCTGTCAACTGTTGCCCTGGGCttggagaacaactctgctttctTGATGCACTTCATCCTGGATTTCTATGAGATA GTGAGTGACATGTATCTGATGTATAACTTCCCCTTGGTTGTGATGCCTCCTGCTGGAGTCTTCTATACAGCACTGTTTAGCATGGATTCTGTCAGTCTGGATCGTCTCTGCTACATTATGTACAG GTACCGAGTCAACTTGATAGCTGCAAAACGGAATCAGAAGACTAAAAAG GCAGTATTGCAGTTCAAGTTCAGCAGCCAGACGTGCCAAGAATACAACCGATACCTTACAGTCATGGTTGGTTGTCTGTGGACCTCGAACGTGTTCCAGAAGGACATCCACCCTCAGGGTATTCACATGGACCCAGTAGTGCTAGAGAAGACCGGAGTGAAGGCATACAGGAAGAGCTTCAACATTGTTTATCATCCTGCCCTGACAGGTTACTCTACGCTCTTCCTCCAGAAG GCACAACCAGAAGACACAACTCCAAACTTCCAATTAATCCAG GGGAAGAGGTGGGAGTGGTACATGGAATATCTCAACACCCAAGAGTTACGAGGCATCACAATCTTCCTTAAAAGTAGCATTCACCACACTTCCTTGTCCTCACAAGCACAAGCAAGCAAATGA